In the Sphingomonas sp. LM7 genome, one interval contains:
- the rpoB gene encoding DNA-directed RNA polymerase subunit beta, whose product MATKAIEGGTMKRRIRKVFGNIHEVVQMPNLIEVQRESYEQFLRSDPSIGYVSGLEKTLRSVFPIRDFAGTAELDFVNYELENPKFDVEECRQRGITYAAPMRVTLRLIVFEVDPDTEARSVLDIKEQDVYMGDMPLMTGNGTFFINGTERVIVSQMHRSPGVLFDHDRGKTHASGKYLFAARVIPYRGSWLDFEFDAKDIVNVRIDRKRKLPVTSLLYALGMNSEDILNYFYNRVTYVRGPGGWQIPFAAENWRGAKPMFDIVDAKSGEIVFPAGQKISPRAANKSAKDGLETLLIPTEEIFGRYSAYDLINESTGEIYIEAGDEVSAENLELLDKAGIEKLELLDIDHISTGPWIRNTLKVDKAEEREQALSDIYRVMRPGEPPTLETAESLFAGLFFDPERYDLSAVGRVKLNMRLDLDAEDTVTTLRTEDILAVVKTLVDLKDGKGEVDDIDNLGNRRVRSVGELLENQYRVGLLRMERAVKERMSSVDVSTVMPNDLINAKPAVAAVREFFGSSQLSQFMDQTNPLSEVTHKRRVSALGPGGLTRERAGFEVRDVHPTHYGRICPIETPEGPNIGLINSLASFSRVNKYGFIETPYRRIIDGKVTNDVVYLSAMEEAKHTIAQASAELDGESRFTEDLVSSRQAGEFLMALPEQITLMDVSPKQLVSVAASLIPFLENDDANRALMGSNMQRQAVPLVKAEAPFVGTGMEETVARDSGAAIGARRSGIVDQVDATRIVIRASGDVEATASGVDIYTLMKFQRSNQSTCINQRPLVKVGDVVNAGDIIADGPSTEFGELALGRNALVAFMPWNGYNYEDSILISERIVKDDVFTSIHIDEFEVMARDTKLGPEDITRDIPNVGEEALRNLDEAGIVYIGAEVEPGDILVGKITPKGESPMTPEEKLLRAIFGEKASDVRDTSLRLPPGVAGTIVDVRVFNRHGIDKDERAMAIEREEIERLKKDSDDERNILNRATWSRLKEMLLGQVATATPKGLKKGATIDADLLDSVDRHEWWRFSVQDDAMQSNLEAVKAQYDEAVKRIKEKFDDRREKLERGDELPPGVLKMVKVFVAVKRKLQPGDKMAGRHGNKGVISRILPAEDMPFLADGTPVDLVLNPLGVPSRMNVGQIFETHLGWAARQLGQQIGVALEDWRHANPDAVGGDMPDAVKTRLKEVYGDHYLAEIEARTSDQIIELAGNLKPGVPMATPVFDGAREADVSEMLALAGLDTSGQSDLFDGRTGDMFDRKVTVGIIYMLKLHHLVDDKIHARSIGPYSLVTQQPLGGKAQFGGQRFGEMEVWALQAYGAAYTLQEMLTVKSDDVVGRTKVYEAIVKGDDTFEAGIPESFNVLVKEMRSLGLNVELKNDEPGFDDDGVQIAAE is encoded by the coding sequence ATGGCAACCAAAGCGATCGAAGGCGGCACGATGAAGCGCCGCATCCGCAAGGTGTTCGGCAACATCCACGAAGTGGTGCAGATGCCGAACCTGATCGAGGTTCAGCGCGAATCCTACGAGCAGTTTCTCCGCAGCGATCCTTCGATCGGCTATGTCTCGGGCCTCGAGAAGACGCTCCGGTCGGTGTTCCCGATCCGCGACTTCGCCGGCACCGCCGAGCTGGACTTCGTCAACTACGAACTCGAGAACCCCAAGTTCGACGTCGAGGAATGCCGTCAGCGCGGCATCACCTACGCAGCGCCGATGCGCGTTACCCTTCGCCTGATCGTGTTCGAGGTGGATCCCGATACGGAAGCCCGTTCGGTCCTCGATATCAAGGAGCAGGACGTCTACATGGGCGACATGCCCCTGATGACGGGCAACGGCACCTTCTTCATCAACGGCACCGAGCGCGTCATCGTCAGCCAGATGCACCGCTCGCCGGGTGTCCTGTTCGATCATGACCGCGGCAAGACGCACGCGTCGGGCAAGTATCTCTTCGCCGCCCGCGTGATCCCGTATCGCGGCTCTTGGCTCGATTTCGAGTTCGACGCCAAGGACATCGTCAACGTCCGCATCGACCGCAAGCGCAAGCTGCCGGTGACGTCGCTGCTCTATGCCCTGGGCATGAACAGCGAGGACATCCTCAATTACTTCTACAACCGCGTGACCTATGTCCGCGGTCCGGGCGGCTGGCAGATTCCGTTTGCCGCCGAGAACTGGCGCGGTGCCAAGCCGATGTTCGACATCGTCGACGCCAAGTCGGGCGAGATCGTATTCCCCGCCGGCCAGAAGATCAGCCCGCGTGCCGCAAACAAGTCGGCCAAGGACGGTCTCGAGACGCTGCTGATCCCGACCGAGGAAATCTTCGGCCGCTATAGCGCCTATGACCTGATCAACGAGTCGACCGGCGAGATCTACATCGAAGCCGGCGACGAAGTGTCGGCCGAGAATCTCGAATTGCTCGACAAGGCGGGCATCGAGAAGCTCGAGCTGCTCGACATCGATCACATCTCGACGGGTCCGTGGATCCGCAACACGCTCAAGGTCGACAAGGCCGAAGAGCGCGAGCAGGCGCTGTCCGACATCTACCGCGTCATGCGCCCCGGCGAGCCGCCGACGCTCGAGACCGCGGAATCGCTGTTCGCCGGCCTGTTCTTCGATCCGGAGCGCTACGACCTGTCGGCCGTGGGCCGCGTCAAGCTCAACATGCGCCTCGACCTCGACGCCGAGGACACCGTCACGACGCTGCGCACCGAGGACATCCTCGCGGTGGTCAAGACCCTCGTCGACCTCAAGGACGGCAAGGGCGAAGTCGACGACATCGACAATCTCGGCAATCGCCGCGTGCGTTCGGTGGGCGAGCTGCTGGAGAACCAGTATCGCGTCGGCCTGCTCCGCATGGAGCGCGCCGTGAAGGAGCGCATGAGCTCGGTCGACGTCTCGACCGTGATGCCAAACGACCTTATCAACGCCAAGCCGGCGGTTGCCGCGGTTCGCGAATTCTTCGGTTCGTCGCAGCTCAGCCAGTTCATGGATCAGACCAACCCGCTCTCCGAAGTGACGCACAAGCGTCGCGTTTCGGCGCTCGGGCCGGGTGGTCTCACGCGTGAGCGCGCGGGCTTCGAAGTCCGCGACGTTCATCCGACGCACTATGGCCGCATCTGCCCGATCGAAACGCCGGAAGGCCCGAACATCGGCCTGATCAACTCGCTGGCGAGCTTCTCGCGCGTCAACAAGTACGGCTTCATCGAGACGCCCTATCGCCGCATCATCGACGGCAAGGTGACCAACGACGTTGTCTATCTGTCGGCGATGGAAGAGGCCAAGCACACGATCGCGCAGGCGTCGGCAGAGCTCGACGGCGAGAGCCGCTTCACCGAGGACCTCGTCTCGTCGCGTCAGGCAGGCGAATTCCTGATGGCGCTGCCCGAGCAGATCACGCTGATGGACGTCAGCCCCAAGCAGCTCGTCTCGGTCGCCGCATCGCTCATTCCGTTCCTGGAAAACGATGACGCCAATCGCGCGCTGATGGGCTCGAACATGCAGCGCCAGGCCGTTCCGCTGGTGAAGGCCGAAGCGCCGTTCGTCGGCACCGGCATGGAAGAGACCGTCGCCCGCGATTCGGGTGCAGCGATCGGCGCACGCCGTTCGGGCATTGTCGATCAGGTCGACGCGACGCGTATCGTCATCCGCGCATCGGGCGACGTCGAGGCAACCGCCAGCGGGGTCGACATCTACACGCTGATGAAGTTCCAGCGCTCGAATCAGTCGACCTGCATCAACCAGCGTCCGCTGGTGAAGGTGGGCGACGTGGTCAACGCCGGCGACATCATCGCCGACGGCCCATCGACCGAGTTCGGCGAGTTGGCACTCGGCCGCAACGCGCTCGTCGCGTTCATGCCGTGGAACGGCTACAACTATGAGGATTCGATCCTCATCAGCGAGCGGATCGTGAAGGACGACGTGTTCACGTCGATCCATATCGACGAGTTCGAAGTGATGGCCCGCGACACCAAGCTGGGACCGGAGGACATCACGCGCGACATCCCGAACGTCGGCGAGGAAGCGCTCCGTAATCTCGACGAAGCGGGCATCGTGTACATCGGTGCAGAGGTCGAGCCGGGCGATATCCTCGTCGGCAAGATCACGCCGAAGGGCGAGAGCCCGATGACGCCGGAAGAGAAGCTGCTTCGCGCGATCTTCGGCGAAAAGGCCTCGGACGTGCGCGACACCTCGCTGCGCTTGCCCCCGGGCGTTGCCGGCACGATCGTCGACGTCCGCGTCTTCAATCGCCATGGCATCGATAAGGACGAGCGCGCGATGGCGATCGAGCGCGAGGAAATCGAGCGCCTGAAGAAGGACTCGGACGACGAGCGCAACATCCTCAACCGTGCGACCTGGTCGCGCCTAAAGGAAATGCTCCTCGGCCAGGTTGCGACTGCGACGCCGAAGGGCCTCAAGAAGGGCGCCACCATCGACGCCGACCTGCTCGACAGCGTTGATCGTCACGAATGGTGGAGGTTCTCGGTCCAGGACGACGCGATGCAGTCGAACCTTGAAGCGGTGAAGGCCCAGTATGACGAGGCAGTGAAGCGCATCAAGGAGAAGTTCGACGACCGCCGCGAGAAGCTGGAGCGCGGCGACGAGCTGCCGCCGGGCGTGCTCAAGATGGTCAAAGTCTTCGTCGCGGTGAAGCGCAAGCTGCAGCCGGGCGACAAGATGGCCGGCCGTCACGGCAACAAGGGCGTCATCTCGCGCATCCTGCCGGCGGAGGACATGCCGTTCCTCGCCGACGGTACGCCGGTCGATCTCGTGCTCAATCCGCTGGGCGTGCCTTCGCGCATGAACGTCGGGCAGATTTTCGAGACCCATCTCGGCTGGGCTGCGCGTCAGCTCGGCCAGCAGATCGGCGTCGCGCTGGAAGATTGGCGTCATGCCAATCCCGACGCGGTCGGCGGCGACATGCCCGATGCGGTCAAGACGCGGCTCAAGGAAGTCTATGGCGATCACTATCTCGCCGAGATCGAAGCGCGCACGTCCGACCAGATCATCGAACTGGCCGGCAACCTGAAGCCCGGCGTGCCAATGGCGACTCCGGTGTTCGACGGCGCACGCGAAGCCGACGTTTCCGAAATGCTGGCACTGGCCGGTCTCGATACGTCGGGCCAGTCGGACCTGTTCGACGGACGCACGGGCGACATGTTCGACCGCAAGGTAACCGTGGGCATCATCTATATGCTCAAGCTTCACCATCTCGTCGACGACAAGATCCACGCGCGTTCGATCGGGCCTTACTCGCTCGTCACTCAGCAGCCGCTGGGTGGTAAGGCGCAGTTCGGTGGCCAGCGCTTCGGTGAGATGGAGGTCTGGGCACTGCAGGCGTACGGCGCAGCCTATACCCTGCAGGAGATGCTGACGGTGAAGTCGGACGACGTGGTCGGCCGCACCAAGGTCTACGAAGCGATCGTCAAGGGCGACGACACCTTCGAGGCCGGCATCCCGGAGAGCTTCAACGTTCTCGTCAAGGAAATGCGCTCGCTGGGCCTCAACGTCGAACTCAAGAACGACGAGCCGGGCTTCGACGACGACGGCGTCCAGATCGCGGCGGAATAA
- the rpoC gene encoding DNA-directed RNA polymerase subunit beta' — MNELTNFANPVAKPETFDQIQIGIASPDRIRSWSFGEIKKPETINYRTFKPERDGLFCARIFGPIKDYECLCGKYKRMKYKGIVCEKCGVEVTVSKVRRERMGHIELAAPVAHIWFLKSLPSRIGLLLDMQLKQLERVLYFESYIVTEPGLTPLEKFQLLTEDELLDAQDEYGEDAFTAGIGAEAVKIMLMDLDLEGERKELLDELAVTKSELKPKKIIKRLKVVESFIDSGNRPEWMILDVVPVIPPELRPLVPLDGGRFATSDLNDLYRRVINRNNRLKRLMELRAPDIIVRNEKRMLQEAVDALFDNGRRGRTITGANKRPLKSLSDMLKGKQGRFRQNLLGKRVDYSGRSVIVTGPELKLHQCGLPKKMALELFKPFIYARLDAKGLSMTLKQAKKWVEKERKEVWDILDEVIREHPVLLNRAPTLHRLGIQAFEPVLIEGKAIQLHPLVCSAFNADFDGDQMAVHVPLSLEAQLEARVLMMSTNNILSPANGKPIIVPSQDMVLGLYYLSMEKTGEPGEGMLLGDMSEVHQALNAGAVTLHTKITSRVPQTDEEGKQYLKRYETTPGRMLLGETLPQSHKVPFETVNRLLTKKDVGDVIDEVYRHTGQKETVLFADAIMALGFRHAFKAGISFGKDDMIIPDAKVGMVDETKALVKDYEQQYQDGLITQQEKYNKVIDAWSRCGDQVAGAMMDEIKAVKRLPNGREAPINSIYMMAHSGARGSQAQIKQLAGMRGLMAKPSGEIIETPIISNFKEGLTVLEYFNSTHGARKGLADTALKTANSGYLTRRLVDVSQDCVIMEEDCGTERALEMRAIVQGGSTIASLGERILGRTTAEDVVDAKTNDVVIPSGTLLDEAMITQIEAIGIQGMKIRSPLVCEARIGVCGKCYGRDLARGTPVNIGEAVGVIAAQSIGEPGTQLTMRTFHIGGAAQLNEQSNLEAPSDGKVEFRDVRMIVDQRGRRVVTSRSAELAIVDMDGRELAVHRIPYGAYVLFDDGHIVSQGDRMAEWDPFTMPVITENPGIVKYVEVIEGKTMTEQVDEATGIAQRVITENRGISAKKEDLRPRLTLTGESAEEAGRYMLAPGAVLSVEDGAQVSAGDVLARVSRESAKTRDITGGLPRVAELFEARKPKENAIIAKVSGRVVFGKDYKAKRKIGIMPEDGGEVVEYLVPKSKVIDVQEGDYVKRGDNLIGGSPDPHDILEVLGIEPLAEYLVSEIQEVYRLQGVKINDKHIEVIVRQMLQKVEIIESGDTTLLVGEQLDRDEMDEQNAKLEKGQTPAQGKPILLGITKASLQTRSFISAASFQETTRVLTEAAVQGKQDTLLGLKENVIVGRLIPAGTGAGMNRLRVAASSRDAALRVAQRRMNEATLIAPNSAKEEHDAELARSTRDAGGTGDDALASVVPSGHGTDADAGDYLNKSE, encoded by the coding sequence ATGAATGAACTGACCAACTTCGCAAATCCGGTGGCCAAGCCGGAGACCTTCGACCAGATCCAGATCGGCATCGCGTCCCCGGACCGTATCCGCTCGTGGTCGTTCGGCGAGATCAAGAAGCCGGAAACCATCAATTATCGCACGTTCAAGCCCGAGCGTGACGGCCTGTTCTGCGCGCGCATCTTCGGTCCGATCAAGGACTACGAGTGCCTGTGCGGCAAGTACAAGCGCATGAAGTACAAGGGCATCGTCTGCGAGAAGTGCGGCGTCGAGGTGACCGTCTCGAAGGTTCGCCGCGAGCGGATGGGCCACATCGAACTCGCCGCCCCGGTCGCGCACATCTGGTTCCTCAAGTCGCTGCCGTCGCGCATCGGCCTGCTGCTCGACATGCAGCTCAAGCAGCTCGAGCGCGTGCTCTACTTCGAGAGCTACATCGTCACCGAGCCGGGCCTGACTCCGCTGGAAAAGTTCCAGCTCCTCACCGAGGACGAACTGCTCGACGCGCAGGATGAATATGGCGAGGACGCCTTCACTGCCGGCATCGGCGCCGAAGCCGTCAAGATCATGCTCATGGATCTCGACCTCGAGGGCGAGCGCAAGGAGCTGCTCGACGAGCTCGCGGTCACCAAGTCCGAGCTCAAGCCCAAGAAGATCATCAAGCGGCTGAAGGTCGTCGAGAGCTTCATCGATTCGGGCAACCGTCCCGAGTGGATGATCCTCGATGTCGTTCCGGTCATCCCGCCCGAGCTGCGCCCGCTGGTGCCGCTGGACGGCGGCCGCTTCGCGACTTCGGATCTCAACGATCTGTATCGCCGCGTGATCAACCGCAACAACCGCCTCAAGCGGCTGATGGAGCTGCGTGCGCCGGACATCATCGTGCGCAACGAGAAGCGCATGCTTCAGGAGGCCGTCGACGCACTGTTCGACAACGGCCGCCGCGGTCGCACGATCACGGGCGCCAACAAGCGTCCACTCAAGTCGCTGTCCGACATGCTCAAGGGCAAGCAGGGCCGCTTCCGCCAGAACCTTCTGGGCAAGCGCGTCGACTATTCGGGCCGTTCGGTCATCGTCACCGGTCCGGAGCTCAAGCTGCACCAGTGCGGCCTGCCCAAGAAGATGGCGCTCGAGCTGTTCAAGCCGTTCATCTACGCCCGCCTCGACGCCAAGGGTCTCTCGATGACCCTCAAGCAGGCGAAGAAGTGGGTCGAGAAGGAGCGCAAGGAAGTCTGGGACATCCTGGACGAAGTGATCCGCGAGCACCCGGTTCTGCTGAACCGCGCGCCGACGCTTCACCGTCTTGGCATCCAGGCGTTCGAGCCGGTCCTGATCGAAGGCAAGGCGATTCAGCTCCACCCGCTGGTCTGCTCGGCATTCAACGCCGACTTCGACGGTGACCAGATGGCCGTCCACGTCCCGCTGTCGCTTGAAGCGCAGTTGGAAGCGCGCGTCCTGATGATGTCGACCAACAACATCCTCAGCCCCGCGAATGGCAAGCCGATCATCGTGCCGTCGCAGGACATGGTGCTGGGTCTCTACTATCTCTCGATGGAGAAGACCGGCGAGCCGGGCGAAGGCATGCTGCTAGGCGACATGTCCGAAGTCCACCAGGCGCTCAACGCCGGTGCGGTGACCTTGCACACCAAGATCACCAGCCGCGTTCCGCAGACCGACGAAGAGGGCAAGCAGTACCTCAAGCGCTACGAGACGACGCCGGGCCGCATGCTGCTCGGCGAGACGCTCCCGCAGTCGCACAAGGTGCCGTTCGAGACCGTCAACCGCCTCCTCACCAAGAAGGACGTGGGCGACGTGATCGACGAGGTCTATCGCCACACCGGCCAAAAGGAGACCGTGCTGTTCGCCGACGCGATCATGGCACTGGGCTTCCGTCACGCGTTCAAGGCGGGCATTTCGTTCGGCAAGGACGACATGATCATCCCGGACGCCAAGGTCGGCATGGTCGACGAGACCAAGGCACTCGTGAAGGATTACGAGCAGCAGTATCAGGACGGTCTGATCACGCAGCAGGAGAAGTACAACAAGGTGATCGACGCCTGGAGCCGTTGCGGCGACCAGGTGGCAGGCGCCATGATGGACGAGATCAAGGCGGTGAAGCGGCTGCCCAACGGCCGTGAAGCTCCGATCAACTCGATCTACATGATGGCCCATTCGGGTGCTCGTGGTTCGCAGGCGCAGATCAAGCAGCTTGCCGGCATGCGCGGCCTGATGGCCAAGCCGTCGGGCGAGATCATCGAGACGCCGATCATCTCGAACTTCAAGGAAGGCCTGACCGTCCTCGAATACTTCAACTCGACCCACGGCGCCCGCAAGGGCCTCGCGGATACCGCGCTGAAGACCGCCAACTCGGGCTACCTCACCCGCCGCCTCGTCGACGTGTCGCAGGACTGCGTCATCATGGAGGAGGATTGCGGCACCGAGCGCGCCCTGGAAATGCGTGCGATCGTTCAGGGCGGCTCGACCATCGCGTCGCTCGGCGAGCGTATTCTGGGTCGTACGACTGCGGAAGACGTTGTCGATGCAAAGACCAACGACGTCGTCATCCCGTCGGGCACGTTGCTCGACGAGGCGATGATCACGCAGATCGAAGCCATCGGCATCCAGGGGATGAAGATCCGCTCGCCGCTGGTCTGCGAGGCGCGGATCGGCGTTTGCGGCAAGTGCTACGGGCGTGACCTCGCGCGCGGCACTCCGGTGAACATCGGTGAAGCGGTCGGCGTCATCGCGGCGCAGTCGATCGGCGAGCCGGGCACCCAGCTGACGATGCGGACCTTCCACATCGGCGGCGCGGCGCAGCTCAACGAGCAGTCGAACCTAGAAGCGCCGTCGGACGGCAAGGTCGAATTCCGCGACGTCCGCATGATCGTCGATCAGCGTGGCCGCCGCGTGGTGACTTCGCGTTCGGCCGAACTGGCGATCGTCGACATGGACGGCCGCGAGCTCGCGGTGCACCGCATCCCGTACGGCGCCTATGTGCTGTTCGACGATGGCCACATCGTCTCGCAGGGCGACCGCATGGCGGAGTGGGATCCGTTCACCATGCCGGTGATCACCGAGAACCCCGGCATCGTGAAGTATGTCGAGGTCATCGAAGGCAAGACGATGACCGAGCAGGTCGACGAAGCGACGGGCATCGCCCAGCGCGTCATCACCGAGAACCGTGGCATCTCCGCCAAGAAGGAAGACCTTCGTCCGCGCCTGACCCTCACCGGCGAAAGCGCCGAGGAGGCAGGCCGCTACATGCTCGCACCGGGCGCAGTGCTCTCGGTCGAGGATGGTGCGCAGGTGTCGGCGGGTGACGTTCTCGCCCGTGTCAGCCGCGAGTCCGCCAAGACCCGCGACATCACCGGCGGTCTGCCGCGCGTCGCCGAGCTGTTCGAAGCCCGCAAGCCCAAGGAAAACGCGATCATCGCGAAGGTCTCGGGCCGCGTCGTCTTCGGCAAGGACTACAAGGCCAAGCGCAAGATCGGGATCATGCCCGAGGACGGCGGCGAGGTCGTGGAGTATCTGGTGCCGAAGTCGAAGGTGATCGACGTCCAGGAAGGCGACTACGTCAAGCGTGGCGACAATTTGATCGGCGGCTCGCCCGATCCGCACGACATCCTCGAAGTGCTCGGCATCGAGCCGCTCGCGGAATATCTCGTGTCGGAAATCCAGGAGGTCTATCGTCTCCAGGGCGTGAAGATCAACGACAAGCACATCGAGGTGATCGTTCGCCAGATGCTGCAGAAGGTCGAGATCATCGAGTCCGGCGACACCACCCTGCTGGTGGGCGAGCAGCTCGACCGCGACGAGATGGACGAGCAGAACGCCAAGCTCGAAAAGGGTCAGACCCCCGCACAGGGCAAGCCGATCCTTCTCGGCATCACCAAGGCGTCGCTGCAGACCCGCAGCTTCATCTCGGCGGCGTCGTTCCAGGAGACCACCCGCGTTCTCACGGAAGCAGCCGTGCAGGGCAAGCAGGACACCCTGCTCGGCCTCAAGGAGAATGTGATCGTCGGTCGTCTGATCCCGGCGGGCACCGGCGCAGGCATGAACCGCCTGCGTGTCGCGGCCTCGTCGCGTGATGCGGCGCTTCGGGTGGCCCAGCGCCGCATGAACGAAGCCACGCTGATCGCGCCGAACTCGGCAAAGGAAGAGCATGACGCCGAACTGGCCCGCTCCACGCGCGACGCCGGCGGCACCGGCGACGACGCGCTGGCCAGCGTGGTCCCCTCGGGCCACGGCACCGATGCGGACGCCGGCGATTACCTGAACAAGAGCGAGTAA
- a CDS encoding carbohydrate porin: MRVPPAKLSAILLATALLAPAAHAQDGVDLSASYVMDMIAIGAGGRPAKVYWLDNLDLTADLELEKLAGWNGATMHVDVLVNMGGMPNDRAGTLQGVDNIEVASHRLRLLEAWIEQKIGERSTLRAGLYDLNSEFYSNDSAGLLLAPAFGVGSEIAATGPNGPSIFPSTALAVRIDHQFGSGGFVRGAVLNAAARTLGDPGGVNLTFDDGALLVTEAGVAGSGGKVAIGAWGYTQRQDDVFALDASGDPLQRHARGAYFVAERPFTDPEGPRAVAGFVRAGLSDGKTTPFKGGWQAGVLVGKLWEGRDDSQVSIGFNQALLSDGYRQVLRGDGTRAAAAESAIEVTYSDRIGPLTLQPDLQLVFDAGGNADAKQVIVGGLRVSLEF, translated from the coding sequence ATGCGGGTCCCCCCGGCGAAACTATCGGCTATCCTGTTGGCGACCGCGTTGCTCGCGCCCGCGGCGCATGCGCAGGACGGTGTCGATCTGTCTGCCTCTTATGTGATGGACATGATCGCAATCGGCGCCGGGGGGCGGCCCGCCAAGGTCTATTGGCTCGACAATCTCGATCTCACTGCCGATCTCGAACTCGAAAAGCTTGCCGGGTGGAACGGCGCGACGATGCATGTCGACGTGCTGGTCAATATGGGCGGGATGCCCAACGATCGCGCCGGCACGCTGCAGGGCGTGGACAATATCGAAGTCGCAAGCCACCGGCTACGGCTGCTCGAAGCGTGGATCGAACAGAAGATCGGCGAGCGCAGCACGCTGCGCGCCGGCCTCTATGATCTCAACAGCGAATTCTACAGCAACGATTCCGCCGGGCTGCTGCTCGCGCCGGCGTTCGGCGTCGGCTCCGAAATCGCCGCGACCGGACCCAACGGACCGTCGATCTTCCCGTCTACGGCGCTGGCGGTCCGCATCGACCATCAGTTCGGCAGCGGCGGCTTCGTCCGGGGTGCGGTGCTCAACGCCGCGGCCCGCACGCTGGGCGATCCCGGCGGCGTCAACCTGACCTTCGACGATGGCGCGCTTCTCGTCACGGAGGCCGGGGTCGCCGGTAGCGGCGGCAAGGTCGCCATCGGCGCCTGGGGCTATACCCAGCGCCAGGACGATGTGTTCGCTCTCGATGCCTCCGGCGATCCGCTGCAGCGCCACGCCCGCGGGGCCTATTTCGTCGCGGAGCGGCCGTTCACCGATCCCGAAGGACCCCGCGCAGTCGCTGGCTTCGTCCGCGCCGGCCTGTCGGACGGCAAGACCACCCCGTTCAAGGGCGGCTGGCAGGCAGGCGTCCTCGTCGGCAAGCTCTGGGAGGGCCGCGACGACAGCCAGGTCTCGATCGGTTTCAACCAGGCCCTGCTGTCCGATGGCTATCGCCAGGTCCTGCGCGGCGACGGCACGCGTGCGGCCGCAGCGGAAAGCGCGATCGAAGTCACGTATTCGGATCGTATCGGCCCGCTGACGCTCCAGCCGGATCTACAGCTGGTGTTCGACGCCGGCGGCAATGCCGATGCGAAGCAGGTGATTGTCGGAGGGCTACGCGTCTCGCTGGAATTCTGA
- a CDS encoding DUF1993 family protein, with protein MATELYDLTVPAFLRGFKAMAAFLEKARAHADAKGIPHVDLLTARLYEDMATLTSQVQRASDAAKFAGARLAGIEAPAIPDTEASFNELKARIAATVAFLESIPRDAIDGREDADVELKTPSRSFQFKGRGYLLGFALPNFYFHLTTAYGILRHNGVPLGKMDYLGGIG; from the coding sequence ATGGCCACCGAACTCTACGACCTCACGGTCCCCGCCTTCCTCCGCGGCTTCAAGGCAATGGCAGCGTTCCTCGAAAAGGCGCGCGCGCATGCCGATGCCAAAGGAATTCCGCATGTCGATCTGCTGACGGCGCGGCTCTATGAAGACATGGCTACGCTCACCTCGCAGGTGCAGCGCGCGAGCGACGCGGCCAAGTTCGCCGGCGCGCGGCTTGCGGGAATCGAGGCGCCGGCCATACCAGACACCGAAGCGAGCTTTAACGAACTGAAAGCGCGGATCGCCGCGACGGTGGCGTTTCTGGAAAGCATCCCGCGCGACGCCATCGACGGGCGCGAGGATGCCGATGTCGAACTCAAGACCCCTTCGCGCAGCTTCCAGTTCAAGGGCCGCGGTTATCTGCTCGGCTTCGCCCTGCCCAATTTCTATTTCCACCTCACCACCGCCTATGGGATCCTGCGCCACAACGGCGTGCCACTCGGCAAGATGGACTATCTGGGCGGCATCGGTTGA
- a CDS encoding 2-dehydropantoate 2-reductase has product MTRIAVIGAGAIGGTLAAWLAQAHDVTVCARAPLADLEIVTPERTIRAAPRILNDPAEATPVDWVLATTKTYDCAAAAAWLPGLMGPETRLAVIQNGVEQRDRFPMVAAERTVPVIIDLPAERTAPGRIVQRRDGTILVPDGETGAALVALFADTVIDAKTTPDFVTAAWRKLAINCSGIVSAITRRAAEVANDEAVAEVMRELVRECIAVGRSEGATLPDKLADQVVEWTRKAHPDSVNSLHADFVAGRPMELDARNGVIVRLGAKHGIATPLNAAMAALLAASQK; this is encoded by the coding sequence TTGACCCGGATCGCAGTCATCGGCGCCGGCGCGATCGGCGGCACGCTTGCCGCCTGGCTCGCGCAGGCGCATGACGTCACGGTGTGCGCGCGCGCGCCGCTCGCCGATCTCGAGATCGTGACCCCCGAACGGACGATCCGCGCCGCTCCGCGCATCCTCAATGATCCGGCCGAAGCCACGCCGGTCGACTGGGTACTGGCGACGACCAAGACCTATGACTGCGCCGCCGCCGCGGCGTGGCTGCCGGGGCTGATGGGACCCGAGACGCGGCTGGCGGTGATCCAGAACGGCGTCGAACAGCGCGATCGCTTTCCGATGGTGGCCGCCGAACGCACGGTGCCGGTGATCATCGACTTGCCGGCCGAGCGCACTGCGCCAGGCCGGATCGTCCAGCGCCGCGACGGCACGATCCTGGTCCCCGACGGCGAGACGGGCGCGGCGCTGGTGGCGCTGTTCGCCGATACGGTGATCGACGCGAAGACCACGCCCGACTTCGTCACTGCCGCGTGGCGCAAACTGGCGATCAACTGCTCGGGAATCGTCAGCGCAATCACGCGGCGCGCCGCCGAAGTCGCCAACGACGAAGCCGTCGCCGAGGTGATGCGCGAGCTGGTGCGCGAGTGCATCGCAGTCGGCCGCTCCGAAGGCGCGACGCTGCCGGACAAGCTCGCCGACCAGGTCGTCGAATGGACGCGCAAGGCGCATCCGGACTCAGTCAATTCGCTCCATGCCGATTTCGTCGCCGGGCGCCCGATGGAGCTGGATGCGCGCAATGGCGTGATCGTCCGGCTGGGTGCGAAGCACGGGATCGCGACGCCGTTGAACGCGGCGATGGCGGCGCTGCTGGCGGCGAGCCAAAAATAG